In Paraburkholderia sp. BL10I2N1, a single genomic region encodes these proteins:
- the traD gene encoding conjugative transfer system coupling protein TraD (Members of this protein family are the putative conjugative coupling factor, TraD, as the term is used for the SXT and TOL plasmid systems.), translating to MISYINHFRPIYELRAAVFWLAALVLLPLSGMPYGWAFGLFALLVLVLRSLQVWKALKFRMAISTKWLTTLQVPKLLAIQKRMRDEANSMYLGVGYEWTQKHCQIAHDILRMPTTDIPGLPRWLPKTKPGRKIEAVIENLFAPQDSIRDRMPQGSSWIHGMEPKKALVPFHYKAMGGHTLVGGTTGAGKTRTYEVISTQVIHLGDVLIIVDPKNDAEWKLRVEKECARAGRKFLYFNQAKPSESVRLNPIENWSQPSEIPSRIAQLMEEGPFRDFAFLFIDRAVKGELYIGDKPTLRSILKYAQSGITTLLEKGLIRFFREAGLDDWETLVAADTVKMANKPGVSKVDGMIALYNARFAAMDKGHESIDGLIATHVHDREHYMRIIASALPLLQMLATGETGLLLAPKADDFEDEREIWDIDKVIKQKAVLYMGLDSLSNNIVQKAIASMVLADVAAVCGSIYNFYASPPDVVLIIDEVAEAINEQVIQILNKGRGAGFKAFVAFQARADLEARLGNAAKMLQVLGNLNNQIILRLEDSDTAQWFSDKVGETAIRNLVMTGSTSTGSEAHVGEFTGSVSRSLQLEKVPLIPTRLIHGLPNLQYFMRISGAAVYQGRIPILQG from the coding sequence ATGATCAGCTACATCAACCATTTCCGCCCGATCTACGAGTTACGCGCGGCTGTCTTCTGGCTGGCTGCCTTGGTCCTTTTGCCGCTTTCGGGGATGCCGTATGGCTGGGCCTTCGGGCTCTTCGCGTTGCTGGTTCTCGTGCTGCGTTCACTTCAGGTATGGAAGGCGCTGAAGTTTCGCATGGCCATCTCGACCAAGTGGCTCACTACGCTCCAGGTTCCGAAGCTGCTCGCAATCCAGAAGCGCATGCGCGATGAAGCGAACTCGATGTACCTCGGCGTCGGCTACGAATGGACCCAGAAGCACTGCCAGATCGCACACGACATCCTGCGCATGCCGACCACCGATATTCCCGGCCTGCCGCGCTGGCTGCCGAAGACGAAGCCCGGACGGAAGATCGAAGCCGTGATTGAAAATCTCTTCGCGCCCCAAGACAGCATCCGGGACCGCATGCCGCAGGGATCGTCGTGGATACACGGTATGGAGCCGAAAAAGGCGCTGGTGCCGTTTCACTACAAGGCGATGGGCGGCCACACGCTCGTAGGTGGCACGACCGGCGCCGGCAAAACCCGTACATACGAGGTGATCTCCACGCAGGTCATTCATCTGGGTGACGTGCTCATTATCGTGGATCCGAAGAACGACGCCGAGTGGAAGCTGCGGGTCGAGAAAGAGTGCGCGCGGGCGGGCCGCAAGTTCCTGTATTTCAATCAGGCCAAGCCGTCCGAGTCGGTCCGTCTGAATCCGATCGAGAACTGGTCGCAGCCGTCCGAAATCCCGAGCCGCATTGCGCAACTGATGGAGGAGGGGCCGTTTCGCGACTTCGCGTTCCTGTTCATCGACCGTGCGGTGAAGGGCGAGCTCTATATCGGCGACAAGCCCACGCTACGCTCGATCCTGAAATACGCGCAGTCGGGCATTACAACCCTGCTGGAAAAAGGTCTCATCCGGTTTTTCCGGGAAGCGGGACTGGACGACTGGGAAACCCTCGTCGCGGCCGACACGGTCAAGATGGCCAACAAGCCGGGCGTGTCCAAAGTGGACGGGATGATCGCGCTCTACAACGCGCGGTTCGCCGCGATGGACAAGGGGCATGAGTCGATCGACGGACTGATTGCGACGCACGTTCACGACCGCGAGCACTACATGCGGATCATCGCCTCGGCGCTGCCGCTGCTGCAGATGCTGGCCACCGGCGAGACGGGTCTGCTGCTTGCTCCGAAAGCCGACGATTTCGAGGATGAGCGCGAGATCTGGGACATCGACAAGGTCATCAAGCAGAAAGCCGTTCTGTACATGGGCCTGGACTCGCTGTCGAACAATATCGTGCAGAAGGCGATCGCGTCGATGGTCCTCGCTGACGTCGCGGCCGTCTGCGGCTCGATATACAACTTCTACGCCTCTCCGCCCGACGTGGTGCTGATCATTGACGAGGTTGCCGAGGCGATCAATGAGCAGGTGATCCAGATCCTCAACAAGGGTCGCGGTGCGGGCTTCAAGGCCTTCGTCGCATTCCAGGCGCGAGCGGACCTCGAAGCGCGACTGGGAAATGCCGCAAAAATGCTGCAGGTTTTGGGCAACCTGAACAACCAGATCATCTTACGCTTGGAAGACAGCGACACTGCGCAGTGGTTCTCCGACAAGGTCGGCGAAACCGCGATCCGCAACCTTGTGATGACAGGCAGCACCAGCACAGGCAGCGAGGCACATGTCGGTGAATTTACAGGATCCGTTTCTCGTTCACTTCAACTGGAGAAGGTCCCCTTGATTCCAACCCGCCTGATACACGGCCTGCCGAACCTGCAGTACTTCATGCGCATCTCCGGTGCCGCCGTGTATCAGGGCCGTATTCCAATCCTTCAAGGGTGA
- a CDS encoding TraI domain-containing protein, which yields MTVSLNHQPLGAAALLGEHQRRVDLIGQCANEASKDEFQRKWMSVLSRCAEWFSSMPLSPDLHREPGGAFRCTIETAFYAMRLAGGQKFGTNLPSEKRRRIEPQYNYAVFLAAVCSRLDEPYRHFVIERETDRAAWNPSIHGAAGPWLGSEPYRVARRETELPVERMRTGMLAQILVGSELLAGLDAEVLAEMFGAINPNMNPLGAESLIHKVIRQAIATAAEFDRKAQRAVFEPVQFEVPSAIHVAAELQPSVAPAPVSPASPSQPPAAAQPEPVAATQPAAAPAQPQSVEVISPAPSAPAAPRSLLAAIGYEEEHDAVEERAVPVSARPTSADQMGLPFVAVEPPAVQAVNPADMRVAERSQAAPVADASFDEVLKGAPNMIRDLFRALREDVASGRAKVQWSDTGLAIQKRLIGSYGVASDTLVEHLRRRSLLLANGPTEITLAPRAGQLIVDRPA from the coding sequence GTGACCGTATCGCTGAACCATCAACCTCTGGGCGCGGCAGCGCTCCTCGGCGAGCATCAGCGACGCGTCGACCTGATCGGGCAGTGTGCCAACGAGGCGAGCAAAGACGAGTTCCAGCGCAAATGGATGTCGGTGCTCTCTCGTTGCGCAGAGTGGTTCTCTTCGATGCCGCTGAGCCCCGATCTTCATCGGGAGCCGGGTGGGGCGTTCCGGTGCACGATCGAAACGGCGTTCTATGCGATGCGCCTCGCCGGTGGCCAGAAGTTCGGCACCAACCTGCCGTCCGAGAAGCGCCGCCGCATCGAGCCGCAGTACAACTACGCGGTCTTTCTTGCGGCCGTGTGCTCGAGGCTCGACGAGCCGTACCGGCATTTCGTCATTGAGCGTGAGACAGACCGCGCTGCGTGGAATCCGTCCATACACGGTGCAGCTGGCCCGTGGCTCGGTAGCGAACCCTACCGGGTCGCACGGCGCGAGACAGAACTTCCTGTCGAGCGCATGCGCACGGGCATGCTCGCGCAGATCCTGGTGGGCAGTGAGCTGTTAGCGGGCCTTGATGCGGAGGTGCTCGCGGAGATGTTCGGCGCGATCAATCCAAACATGAATCCGCTCGGGGCGGAATCGCTCATCCACAAGGTCATTCGTCAGGCCATCGCGACGGCCGCCGAATTCGACCGCAAGGCGCAACGGGCGGTGTTCGAGCCGGTCCAGTTCGAGGTGCCTTCCGCTATCCACGTGGCCGCCGAACTGCAGCCGTCGGTCGCCCCGGCTCCGGTATCGCCGGCATCACCGTCCCAACCTCCGGCGGCCGCACAACCGGAACCGGTAGCGGCCACCCAGCCCGCTGCCGCGCCCGCACAGCCCCAGTCGGTCGAGGTCATTAGTCCGGCACCGTCGGCGCCCGCAGCGCCTCGCTCGCTGCTTGCCGCGATCGGCTATGAGGAAGAACACGATGCGGTAGAGGAAAGAGCCGTCCCGGTTTCCGCCAGGCCAACGTCTGCCGATCAGATGGGATTGCCGTTTGTGGCGGTCGAACCGCCCGCGGTGCAGGCAGTCAATCCTGCGGACATGCGGGTTGCAGAGCGGTCACAGGCCGCCCCGGTTGCCGATGCATCCTTCGACGAGGTCCTCAAGGGTGCGCCGAACATGATCCGCGACCTGTTCCGCGCCCTGCGCGAAGACGTCGCATCGGGTCGCGCCAAGGTGCAGTGGTCCGACACGGGACTGGCGATCCAGAAGCGTCTGATCGGCAGCTACGGCGTGGCAAGCGACACGCTCGTTGAACATCTGCGCAGGCGCAGCCTGCTGCTCGCCAACGGGCCAACCGAAATTACCCTCGCGCCGCGCGCCGGCCAGCTCATTGTGGATCGTCCTGCATGA
- a CDS encoding type IV secretion system protein, protein MSLRGLIRSIAAALWLVLAVAVVIPSGAWAQDVALTPDGMPVGTPAGQIPPTTPSSNSGATYQPGEITSGNSQAAAKINSLFSSVITAAATTSQLVKAEADKLAGGLAVITIVLAAARFAATKDPVNAWVVVFEELGTLGIFASIYLAYVTFAPGFYNWFGTLATDISGSDMSGTTTSLFTASGQLYDAFAKSFDGASWYEYPKLLMAVGPLLIAWVVLGITAIVFTFFVNIGQLQAAVGIVMGQIALALGFSSFTRGYFKSWLDYMVSAGMYTVVAAILMKLVSASLTAAIDQGRTIGLSTPQGATYVMDLSIFIFLVSFEIPKMAGMFGGGANASGSLVGKVARVATGGLV, encoded by the coding sequence ATGAGCCTGCGAGGTCTGATCCGCTCGATTGCCGCTGCTCTCTGGCTGGTGCTCGCCGTGGCGGTAGTCATTCCTTCCGGGGCGTGGGCACAGGATGTCGCGTTGACACCAGATGGGATGCCCGTGGGAACGCCGGCGGGGCAGATTCCGCCGACCACGCCTTCGAGCAACTCCGGCGCCACCTATCAGCCGGGGGAAATAACTTCCGGGAACAGCCAGGCGGCGGCAAAGATCAATTCCCTATTCAGTTCGGTCATCACGGCTGCGGCAACGACAAGTCAACTCGTCAAGGCGGAGGCGGACAAGCTTGCGGGAGGACTCGCCGTCATCACCATCGTTCTCGCAGCGGCACGGTTCGCAGCGACGAAGGACCCCGTGAATGCGTGGGTTGTCGTGTTCGAGGAGTTGGGGACGCTCGGGATCTTTGCGTCGATCTATCTTGCCTACGTCACCTTTGCGCCGGGCTTCTACAACTGGTTTGGCACGCTCGCCACGGACATCAGTGGAAGCGACATGTCGGGCACCACAACGTCACTGTTTACCGCGTCCGGTCAGCTTTACGATGCTTTTGCGAAGTCGTTTGACGGGGCAAGCTGGTATGAGTATCCGAAACTTCTGATGGCGGTCGGGCCGCTCCTGATCGCGTGGGTGGTGCTTGGCATTACGGCCATCGTGTTCACGTTCTTTGTCAACATTGGCCAGTTGCAGGCGGCCGTCGGAATTGTCATGGGACAGATCGCGTTGGCACTTGGGTTTTCGTCTTTCACGCGTGGGTACTTCAAGTCGTGGCTCGACTATATGGTGAGCGCGGGCATGTACACGGTTGTCGCCGCGATCCTGATGAAGCTGGTGTCAGCCTCGCTCACGGCAGCGATTGACCAGGGCCGCACGATCGGCCTGTCTACGCCGCAAGGCGCGACGTACGTGATGGATCTGTCGATCTTCATATTTCTCGTTTCGTTCGAGATTCCGAAAATGGCCGGCATGTTTGGCGGCGGTGCGAATGCATCGGGTTCGTTGGTCGGCAAGGTGGCACGGGTCGCGACCGGGGGGCTTGTGTGA